One stretch of Candidatus Binatus sp. DNA includes these proteins:
- a CDS encoding amidohydrolase family protein, with amino-acid sequence MTSNYLNDADSHIMELPDFLTACADPDVRDRLPAILPGGDNATIDGLPPLGVTAHSLERVAQLKALGSRILTGPKWYAALGAFNCAERGIVLDLLGIRRQIVFSSFAAASLTQWRDRDLRYGGVRAFNRAIKNFVVGDSRLVGVGLLVLDDPARTARELDLALRDGLRVFMLPSDSPGRSPGHVDHDPIWARLEEARGAFVLHVGSSKLSIDPDWMNDGHPERSSARGGAEVVGSKDMTSIFHSAERFLSVLILDGVLERFANLRGGCIELGAGWVPAMRRRLDHIVKIWSRSEPHLRAMHRLPSEQMDAQLRFTPYPFEDVGELINFSSDRLYMFSTDYPHAEGGRDPIGRFETSLANHSQQTRDRFFRTNFCDLILD; translated from the coding sequence ATGACATCGAACTACCTCAACGACGCTGACAGCCACATCATGGAGCTGCCGGATTTTCTCACCGCTTGCGCGGATCCCGATGTGCGCGATCGTCTGCCCGCGATTTTGCCGGGCGGCGACAACGCAACGATCGATGGATTGCCGCCCTTGGGAGTCACAGCGCATTCGCTCGAGCGCGTCGCGCAACTTAAAGCGCTCGGCAGTCGCATTCTCACCGGACCCAAATGGTACGCGGCGCTCGGCGCGTTCAACTGCGCTGAACGCGGAATCGTGCTCGACCTGCTCGGTATCCGACGCCAGATCGTGTTCTCGTCGTTCGCCGCGGCTTCGCTCACGCAGTGGAGAGATCGGGATCTGCGCTATGGCGGCGTGCGCGCGTTCAATCGTGCGATCAAGAATTTTGTCGTCGGCGACTCGCGGCTGGTCGGCGTAGGCCTGCTGGTCCTCGACGATCCTGCACGTACCGCACGCGAACTCGACCTCGCGCTGCGTGACGGCCTGCGCGTTTTCATGCTGCCTTCGGATTCGCCGGGGCGCTCGCCGGGTCATGTCGATCACGATCCCATTTGGGCGCGCTTGGAAGAAGCGCGCGGTGCTTTCGTCCTTCACGTCGGCAGCAGTAAGCTGTCAATCGATCCCGATTGGATGAACGACGGACATCCGGAGCGGAGCAGTGCGCGCGGCGGCGCCGAGGTGGTCGGCTCGAAGGACATGACCTCGATCTTTCACAGCGCCGAGCGCTTCCTCTCCGTGCTGATTCTCGACGGCGTGCTCGAGCGCTTTGCGAACCTGCGCGGTGGATGCATCGAGCTGGGGGCGGGATGGGTTCCTGCGATGCGCCGCCGGCTCGATCACATCGTAAAAATCTGGTCCAGGTCCGAGCCGCATCTGCGCGCGATGCACCGCCTGCCATCCGAGCAAATGGACGCGCAACTGCGCTTCACCCCGTATCCGTTCGAAGACGTGGGCGAGTTGATCAACTTCTCAAGTGACCGGCTCTACATGTTCTCGACGGACTATCCGCACGCCGAAGGCGGGCGCGATCCAATCGGGCGATTTGAAACCAGCCTTGCCAATCACTCGCAGCAAACCCGCGATCGTTTCTTCCGCACCAACTTCTGCGATCTGATTCTCGACTAG
- a CDS encoding acyl-CoA dehydrogenase family protein — protein sequence MSAIAFELPPEIRQACDGLTAFVRAEIFPRHEKHRALLEDQRKLYRDDGRFSDEAVALIREVRCAASRAGFYTMCVPEALGGGGLGHLAYYAGWEHLFRLCGPQNWLMLYVISHWAFGPSRLLERITDEARKRILEPMNAGETSMCFGLSEPGAGSDAAALATRAVPDGDGWKISRRKIWTTNAPIADYCIVFAVTNPSLASARKGGISAFLVPTNSHGFEVQRVVRLFGHIGGDEAELRLDEVLVEPWQLVGELDHGFDAALYGVSLGRIYNSARAVGYGRWALERALEYSKVRETFGRPISDYQGVTFPLAESVAEMHAAHLMGLNAAALLDKGQQAVKELSMTKAYSVQAGFRAVDRSIQTQGAIGFTNLLGLYHAWHSLRIVNVADGTNEILNRTVVQRLLKGDVDLKPMAMRYGKSLPQFALRWTLSNPVISTAPVGCRNESEVNDNVGAIGWSIADADMQEIDAIFARHGVVTSPENWIEKN from the coding sequence ATGAGTGCAATTGCTTTTGAGCTCCCGCCCGAGATTCGCCAGGCCTGCGACGGACTGACCGCCTTTGTGCGCGCCGAGATATTTCCGCGTCACGAGAAACATCGCGCGTTGCTCGAGGATCAACGCAAGCTCTATCGCGACGACGGACGTTTCTCCGATGAAGCCGTCGCCCTGATCCGCGAGGTGCGGTGCGCCGCCTCGCGCGCCGGCTTTTATACGATGTGTGTGCCCGAAGCATTGGGAGGCGGCGGCCTTGGTCATCTGGCGTACTACGCAGGATGGGAACATTTGTTCCGGCTGTGCGGTCCGCAAAATTGGCTGATGCTGTACGTTATCAGCCATTGGGCATTCGGCCCCAGCCGACTCCTCGAACGAATCACGGACGAAGCACGCAAAAGGATCCTCGAGCCCATGAATGCCGGCGAAACGTCCATGTGCTTCGGCTTATCGGAACCGGGTGCTGGATCGGACGCGGCGGCGCTCGCCACGCGCGCCGTTCCGGACGGAGATGGATGGAAAATCTCCAGGCGGAAGATCTGGACGACCAACGCTCCGATTGCCGACTACTGCATCGTGTTCGCAGTCACGAATCCCTCACTCGCATCGGCGCGCAAGGGCGGAATCTCCGCGTTCCTGGTTCCGACCAACTCGCACGGCTTTGAAGTCCAACGAGTGGTTCGGCTGTTTGGCCATATCGGCGGCGACGAAGCAGAACTGCGGCTCGACGAGGTCTTGGTCGAACCGTGGCAGCTGGTCGGCGAGCTCGATCACGGATTCGATGCGGCCCTGTACGGTGTATCTCTGGGGCGTATCTACAATTCCGCTCGCGCGGTGGGTTACGGCAGATGGGCGCTGGAGCGCGCACTCGAATACTCGAAGGTGCGCGAGACCTTCGGCCGGCCGATTTCGGATTACCAGGGCGTGACCTTTCCGCTGGCCGAATCGGTGGCCGAGATGCACGCGGCCCATCTGATGGGACTCAATGCCGCCGCCTTGCTCGACAAGGGTCAGCAGGCGGTGAAAGAACTCTCGATGACCAAGGCCTATTCGGTGCAGGCCGGATTTCGCGCGGTCGATCGCTCGATTCAGACGCAGGGCGCGATCGGGTTCACCAACTTGCTCGGGCTCTACCATGCATGGCATTCGCTGCGAATCGTGAATGTGGCCGATGGCACCAATGAGATTCTGAATCGGACCGTGGTGCAGCGGCTGTTGAAAGGCGACGTCGATTTGAAGCCGATGGCAATGCGGTACGGCAAATCGCTGCCGCAGTTCGCATTGCGCTGGACGCTGTCCAATCCGGTGATCAGCACGGCGCCGGTCGGGTGCCGCAATGAAAGCGAAGTGAACGACAACGTCGGCGCGATCGGCTGGTCGATTGCCGACGCGGATATGCAGGAAATAGACGCGATTTTCGCCCGCCACGGGGTTGTGACGTCCCCGGAAAACTGGATCGAGAAGAACTGA
- a CDS encoding EthD domain-containing protein, which translates to MTLLTWRYSSRQTELVEDEAKFIDLPNSPLWLAYEYPQINPSEDIVARPSSGLVKVFFPLRHPLNQTLEQAQLYWRTNHGPIIRGLAGGSHLKKYFQVHRFEDPIEQQLRAARGTKVPPYTGHAEAWIDRAESGAAAGTPEAKRAGQLAVEDEANFIDFKNSSMWIAKERVVIDRR; encoded by the coding sequence TTGACATTGCTGACATGGCGCTATTCCTCGCGTCAGACAGAGCTGGTCGAAGACGAAGCGAAGTTCATCGACCTGCCGAATTCACCGCTCTGGCTCGCTTACGAGTATCCGCAAATCAATCCCTCCGAGGACATCGTTGCGCGGCCGAGCAGCGGACTGGTGAAGGTTTTCTTTCCGCTACGTCATCCGCTCAACCAGACGCTGGAGCAGGCGCAGCTCTACTGGCGAACCAATCACGGGCCGATTATTCGCGGGCTTGCGGGAGGCTCCCATCTGAAGAAATACTTCCAGGTCCACAGATTCGAGGATCCCATCGAGCAACAACTTCGCGCTGCCCGCGGAACGAAGGTTCCGCCGTACACCGGTCATGCGGAAGCCTGGATCGATCGCGCCGAATCAGGGGCGGCTGCAGGAACGCCGGAGGCTAAACGCGCTGGACAGCTCGCGGTCGAGGATGAAGCAAATTTCATCGATTTCAAAAACTCCTCGATGTGGATTGCGAAAGAGCGCGTCGTCATCGACCGGCGCTAA
- a CDS encoding acetate--CoA ligase family protein: MSSNRPSVRAILDRTKQAGRTSLHAAECAELCRAYDISIPSQALASSASQAVKFAGEIGYPLAMKIASPDILHKTEANGIILNVIDSAEVETAFRHLLARAKAYNADARIDGVLIQKMAVPGVELIVGASTDPSFGKVVAVGVGGVMVEVLNDITFHLAPVSVDEARAMVAAIRSQQFLNGVRGGQAVNREALASLICAVSRLVDDFPEIAEIDLNPVFASPDGAVAADVRIVLDFEPPPERFRPSRDQILIAMNRIMRPESVAIIGASAEDGKIGNSVLKNLINGGYRGRIVPIHPSLDSVLGLKAYRSLLDVPDPVDVAVFAIPARLVAQVLHDCGARKVAGAVLIPSGFAETGNVDLQNEVLAVARQHDIRLMGPNIYGFYYTPQNLCATFCTPYDVKGKVALSSQSGGVGMAILGFSRSTKMGVSAIVGLGNKADIDEDDLLTFFEEDPDTQVIAMHVEDLKDGRSFAEVAKRVSARKPVIMLKAGRTAAGARAARSHTAALAGNDRIYDDVLRHCGVVRAYSLNDMLEFARCLPMIPTPRGENVLIITGAGGSGVLLADACVEFGLKLMTMPPDLDQAFRKFIPPFGAAGNPVDITGGEPPTTYQNTIQLGLQDSRVHSLVLGYWHTIITPPLVFAKLTAEVVEAERRKGNHKPIVASLVGDVEVEEACAYLFDRQIPAYPYTTEKPVAVLGAKYRWARNNGLLAN, encoded by the coding sequence ATGAGCAGCAACCGACCAAGTGTGCGCGCGATTCTCGACCGGACTAAGCAAGCCGGCCGGACTTCTCTCCACGCCGCCGAGTGCGCCGAACTCTGCCGCGCCTATGACATATCGATACCGTCCCAGGCGCTGGCATCGTCGGCGAGCCAGGCGGTGAAATTTGCCGGCGAAATTGGATACCCGCTGGCAATGAAGATCGCCTCGCCCGACATTTTGCACAAGACTGAAGCCAACGGAATCATCCTGAACGTGATCGACTCGGCCGAAGTCGAGACTGCATTTCGTCATCTGCTGGCGCGCGCGAAAGCTTACAATGCGGACGCCCGAATCGACGGCGTTCTAATTCAGAAGATGGCTGTTCCGGGTGTCGAATTGATCGTCGGCGCATCGACCGATCCGAGCTTCGGCAAGGTCGTGGCAGTCGGGGTCGGCGGAGTCATGGTCGAGGTGCTGAACGACATCACGTTTCATCTCGCGCCTGTCAGTGTGGACGAGGCGCGCGCGATGGTCGCTGCGATTCGCAGCCAGCAATTTCTGAATGGCGTGCGAGGCGGCCAGGCGGTCAATCGCGAGGCGCTCGCCTCGCTTATTTGCGCCGTGTCGCGGCTGGTCGATGACTTTCCGGAGATAGCAGAAATCGATCTGAATCCCGTATTCGCATCCCCCGATGGAGCAGTGGCCGCTGACGTGCGGATCGTGCTGGACTTCGAGCCTCCACCAGAACGCTTTCGTCCGTCGCGCGACCAAATTCTAATAGCGATGAATCGCATAATGCGGCCCGAGTCGGTAGCGATCATCGGCGCGTCAGCCGAGGACGGCAAAATCGGAAATTCGGTCCTGAAGAACCTGATCAACGGCGGCTACCGGGGTCGTATCGTGCCGATTCACCCGAGCCTCGACTCGGTGCTAGGCCTCAAAGCGTATCGCAGCCTGCTCGACGTTCCGGACCCGGTGGACGTCGCGGTATTCGCGATTCCGGCGCGGCTGGTCGCGCAGGTACTGCACGATTGTGGCGCCCGGAAGGTCGCAGGCGCGGTGTTGATTCCCTCAGGCTTCGCGGAGACCGGCAACGTTGACCTGCAGAACGAAGTGCTCGCGGTCGCGCGCCAGCATGACATTCGACTGATGGGGCCGAACATCTACGGCTTCTACTATACGCCGCAAAATCTGTGCGCCACCTTCTGCACTCCCTACGACGTCAAAGGAAAGGTTGCGCTATCGTCGCAGAGCGGAGGAGTCGGCATGGCAATCCTCGGCTTCAGCCGTTCGACGAAGATGGGTGTTTCCGCAATCGTCGGTCTCGGCAACAAGGCTGACATCGATGAAGACGATTTGCTGACTTTCTTTGAAGAAGACCCCGACACCCAAGTGATCGCCATGCACGTCGAAGACCTGAAGGATGGACGATCTTTTGCCGAAGTGGCGAAAAGAGTGTCGGCGCGCAAGCCGGTTATCATGCTCAAAGCTGGGCGAACTGCCGCCGGTGCGCGCGCGGCCCGCTCTCATACCGCGGCGCTGGCCGGCAATGATCGAATCTACGATGACGTGTTGCGCCATTGCGGAGTGGTGCGCGCATACAGTCTGAACGACATGCTCGAATTCGCACGATGCCTGCCGATGATACCCACGCCGCGCGGCGAGAACGTGCTCATTATTACGGGTGCCGGAGGTTCCGGCGTGCTGCTCGCGGATGCTTGTGTCGAATTTGGATTGAAGCTGATGACGATGCCGCCGGATCTCGATCAGGCGTTTCGCAAATTCATTCCGCCCTTCGGCGCGGCGGGCAATCCAGTCGACATCACCGGTGGAGAACCACCTACGACCTATCAAAATACGATCCAACTGGGCCTGCAGGATTCCCGCGTTCATTCGCTCGTGCTCGGCTACTGGCACACGATCATCACGCCGCCGTTGGTTTTTGCGAAGCTGACGGCTGAAGTCGTGGAGGCGGAGCGGCGCAAGGGCAATCACAAGCCGATCGTTGCTTCGCTGGTCGGCGACGTCGAGGTCGAAGAAGCGTGCGCGTATCTATTCGATCGGCAAATTCCGGCCTATCCCTACACGACCGAGAAACCGGTCGCCGTCCTAGGCGCCAAGTACCGATGGGCGCGTAACAATGGGCTGCTTGCCAACTGA
- a CDS encoding amidohydrolase family protein, translating into MAQTEEKIHKLKYPGAVDADGHILESAKCWEQYCEAKYRANAIRMKEDDEGLEYLEVNGVPSRVNRGGNFGGVAQMGQVTRNSGNFDRRIKYGEKVPLGACDAKDRITRLDKEGLDAAIIYPSLDLTWETDTDDVEYSQAMCRAYNRWVTDWSADSGGRLIPVAHLSLSDPVAAAAELERAVKAGHKGGWVVQFTTSRKPHGHNDHDVLFAKAQELDVPLGIHVSLEPQWCWPGRYDKEYVRKQTWFLNVTASDAIRHALASFMAYGTFDKFPKLKIVILEVGAGWVQYWLDRMDAVYDSVMGRGVPLKEKPSFYFRRNVWVSADPDEKSLPAMVDLCGSDRFFWATDFPHPDHTGNYIKELEEFGNKISDPQRRRDVLGDNVRRVYNLSI; encoded by the coding sequence ATGGCGCAGACCGAAGAGAAGATCCACAAGCTGAAATATCCGGGCGCAGTGGACGCCGACGGCCACATCCTGGAATCGGCCAAATGCTGGGAGCAATACTGCGAGGCCAAATACCGAGCCAACGCGATCCGGATGAAAGAAGACGACGAAGGACTCGAGTACCTGGAAGTCAATGGTGTGCCGTCGCGGGTAAATCGGGGCGGAAACTTCGGCGGCGTCGCGCAGATGGGCCAGGTCACTCGCAATTCCGGAAATTTCGATCGCCGGATCAAATACGGCGAGAAGGTCCCGCTGGGGGCGTGCGACGCCAAGGACCGTATCACCCGACTCGACAAAGAGGGACTGGACGCCGCAATCATCTATCCCAGCCTCGATCTAACCTGGGAAACCGACACCGACGATGTCGAATACTCGCAGGCGATGTGCCGGGCGTATAACCGCTGGGTCACCGACTGGTCCGCAGATAGCGGCGGCCGACTGATTCCCGTGGCGCATCTGTCGCTGAGCGATCCTGTTGCCGCTGCCGCCGAACTCGAACGCGCGGTTAAGGCCGGCCACAAAGGCGGATGGGTGGTGCAGTTCACCACGAGCCGGAAGCCCCACGGCCACAACGATCACGATGTCCTCTTCGCCAAGGCGCAAGAGCTGGACGTGCCGCTCGGCATCCACGTTTCGCTCGAACCACAGTGGTGCTGGCCGGGCCGCTACGACAAAGAATACGTACGGAAGCAGACCTGGTTCCTCAACGTGACCGCGTCCGACGCGATTCGCCATGCGCTCGCGAGTTTCATGGCGTATGGTACCTTCGACAAGTTCCCCAAGCTCAAGATCGTGATTCTCGAAGTCGGCGCCGGCTGGGTGCAGTACTGGCTCGATCGGATGGATGCGGTTTACGACAGCGTGATGGGACGCGGGGTGCCGCTCAAGGAGAAGCCCAGTTTCTACTTTCGCCGCAACGTCTGGGTCTCCGCCGATCCCGACGAAAAATCATTGCCCGCGATGGTCGATCTCTGCGGCAGCGATCGCTTCTTCTGGGCGACCGATTTTCCACATCCCGATCACACCGGAAATTATATCAAGGAGCTCGAGGAGTTTGGGAACAAGATTAGCGATCCGCAGCGGCGGCGCGACGTGCTCGGCGACAACGTGCGGCGGGTCTACAACCTATCGATCTGA
- a CDS encoding LLM class flavin-dependent oxidoreductase, protein MEFGISYPARPDAWKDLVVAEENGFTHAWFYDSQMLYSDVYVCMAMAAERTKRIKLATGVAIPSNRIEPVTAHSIATINLLAPGRTILGVGTGFTGRNTMGLPPVPLERLRSYVETVRKLLRGEEVLYREGKRERWIRFLHQDHGYINLKDPIPIHIAADGEKALELAGEIGDGWMTVMADAARFRHKFDAVKKGAARAGRSVAKLPTTMLTTGCVLRDGESITSPRVIGRVGPVAIVMMHSLWEQSAVSAGLQGPLLKLWERYRDDYVANMKTPADRRYLEIHEGHLIYMRPGEEKFIDENLVGMTLTGRGEDIIARLKSLEAEGLKQIAIQVVNDGREMIEEFGREVIAKY, encoded by the coding sequence ATGGAATTCGGAATTTCGTATCCAGCTCGACCAGACGCGTGGAAAGATCTCGTGGTCGCCGAGGAAAACGGCTTCACGCACGCCTGGTTCTATGACTCGCAGATGCTCTATAGCGACGTCTACGTCTGTATGGCGATGGCGGCGGAACGTACCAAGCGGATCAAGCTCGCGACCGGCGTCGCGATTCCGTCAAATCGCATCGAGCCGGTGACGGCGCATTCAATCGCTACCATCAACCTGCTCGCGCCCGGGCGGACAATTCTTGGCGTCGGCACGGGCTTCACCGGGCGCAACACGATGGGATTGCCGCCGGTGCCGCTAGAACGGCTGCGGTCCTATGTCGAGACGGTGCGTAAACTCCTGCGCGGCGAGGAGGTGCTCTATCGCGAAGGCAAACGTGAGCGCTGGATTCGCTTCCTGCATCAGGACCACGGCTACATCAATTTGAAGGACCCGATTCCCATTCACATCGCTGCTGACGGCGAGAAGGCCTTGGAGCTGGCAGGAGAGATCGGCGACGGATGGATGACCGTGATGGCGGACGCAGCGCGTTTTCGGCACAAGTTCGACGCCGTGAAAAAGGGCGCCGCACGTGCTGGACGATCGGTCGCGAAGTTGCCGACGACGATGCTCACCACCGGATGTGTCTTGCGCGATGGCGAATCGATCACCTCGCCCCGCGTGATCGGACGCGTTGGCCCGGTCGCTATCGTGATGATGCACTCGCTGTGGGAGCAATCCGCGGTCAGTGCCGGTTTGCAGGGGCCGCTGCTCAAGTTGTGGGAACGCTATCGCGACGACTACGTGGCCAACATGAAGACGCCCGCCGATCGACGCTATCTCGAGATACACGAAGGGCACCTCATCTATATGCGGCCGGGCGAAGAAAAGTTCATCGACGAGAATCTCGTGGGGATGACCCTGACCGGGCGCGGCGAGGACATCATAGCGCGACTGAAATCGCTGGAAGCCGAAGGGCTAAAACAGATCGCAATTCAGGTGGTGAACGATGGGCGCGAGATGATCGAGGAATTCGGCCGCGAGGTAATCGCGAAGTACTAG
- a CDS encoding epoxide hydrolase family protein: MSNDIQPFRIAATDAQLDDLKLRLRHTRWPERECVDDWSQGMPLAYAQEVVAYWLERYDWRAREAGLNRFAQFKTTIDELGIHFIHVRSPHADALPLVITHGWPGSIVEFHKVIEPLTNPTAHGGDAADAFHVVCPSLPGFGFSDKPTRNGWSVQRIARAWAELMPRLGYKRYAAQGGDWGSMVTTAIGIQDPGNCVGIHLNMPIALPDPATMNDLTENEKSAIAGMQHYNDWDSGYSKQQSTRPQTVGYGLTDSPAGQLTWILEKFWSWTDCDGHPENVLTRDELLDNAMLYWLPATAASSARLYWESFRVPMTDPVTVPVGCSIFPKEIFRTSRRWAEKRFANLVFFKELTKGGHFAAFEQPETFIQEVRDCFRLMR, from the coding sequence ATGAGCAACGATATCCAACCCTTTCGCATCGCGGCGACGGACGCCCAACTCGATGATCTGAAGCTCCGATTGCGTCACACGCGCTGGCCTGAGCGTGAGTGCGTCGATGACTGGTCGCAAGGAATGCCGCTCGCCTACGCGCAAGAGGTCGTCGCGTATTGGCTCGAGAGATACGACTGGCGGGCGCGAGAGGCAGGTCTCAACCGCTTCGCACAGTTCAAGACCACCATTGACGAGCTTGGAATACACTTTATCCACGTTCGTTCGCCACACGCTGACGCGCTCCCGCTGGTGATCACGCACGGATGGCCGGGATCGATAGTCGAGTTCCACAAGGTAATCGAGCCGCTCACCAATCCGACCGCTCATGGTGGCGATGCCGCCGACGCTTTTCACGTCGTCTGCCCTTCGCTTCCTGGTTTCGGATTCTCGGACAAGCCCACGCGCAACGGCTGGAGTGTGCAGCGTATAGCGCGAGCCTGGGCGGAACTGATGCCGCGGCTTGGCTACAAACGCTACGCGGCTCAGGGCGGCGATTGGGGCTCGATGGTTACGACCGCTATCGGAATCCAGGACCCTGGCAACTGCGTCGGCATTCACCTGAATATGCCGATCGCATTGCCCGATCCGGCGACCATGAATGATCTCACCGAAAATGAGAAGTCGGCCATCGCCGGGATGCAGCATTACAACGACTGGGATTCGGGCTACTCGAAACAGCAGAGTACACGGCCGCAAACGGTCGGATACGGGCTCACCGATTCGCCGGCCGGGCAACTTACCTGGATACTGGAAAAGTTCTGGTCGTGGACCGACTGCGACGGCCATCCGGAGAACGTGCTGACGCGCGACGAATTGCTCGACAACGCGATGCTGTACTGGCTGCCTGCAACGGCCGCGTCTTCCGCTCGCCTTTATTGGGAGAGTTTTCGCGTTCCGATGACGGATCCGGTGACAGTGCCGGTGGGATGCTCAATTTTTCCCAAAGAGATATTCCGCACGTCCAGGCGATGGGCCGAGAAGAGATTCGCTAACCTCGTATTCTTCAAGGAGCTCACCAAGGGTGGCCACTTCGCGGCATTCGAGCAGCCCGAGACATTCATCCAAGAGGTGCGCGATTGCTTCAGGCTGATGCGATGA
- a CDS encoding SDR family oxidoreductase: MAGRVSGKVALITGGGSGIGRATAIVFGREGAKVAIADYNRDGGEQTVKMIKDAGGEALFIEANVAVARQVEAMVAKTVETYGRLDCAFNNAGIEGEMGRGGSNNIADCSEENWARIMAVNLTGVFLCMKYEIPQMLKHGAGSIVNTASAAGLIGLPGGTAYVASKHGVAGLTKSAALEYAKSGIRINAVCPGFIRTAMVERTIDGGAISEEAMIAAEPIGRIGKPEEIASVVLFLCSDDASFVTGLPMPVDGGYVAQ; encoded by the coding sequence ATGGCAGGTCGAGTTTCAGGCAAAGTGGCGCTAATCACGGGCGGCGGTTCCGGCATTGGCCGGGCTACCGCGATCGTGTTCGGACGTGAAGGGGCGAAAGTCGCGATCGCCGACTACAATCGCGATGGCGGCGAGCAGACGGTCAAAATGATCAAGGATGCGGGCGGCGAGGCGCTATTCATCGAAGCCAATGTCGCGGTCGCCAGGCAGGTCGAAGCGATGGTCGCCAAGACCGTCGAGACTTACGGGCGGCTCGACTGCGCCTTCAACAACGCCGGCATCGAGGGCGAGATGGGACGCGGCGGATCGAACAACATCGCTGATTGCAGCGAGGAAAATTGGGCGCGGATCATGGCGGTAAACCTGACCGGGGTATTTCTGTGCATGAAGTATGAGATACCGCAGATGCTCAAACACGGCGCCGGCAGTATCGTCAATACTGCATCCGCGGCGGGCCTGATCGGCCTGCCTGGCGGGACAGCATATGTAGCCAGCAAGCATGGCGTGGCAGGGCTCACGAAATCGGCGGCGCTCGAATACGCCAAGTCCGGCATCCGAATCAACGCCGTATGCCCAGGGTTCATCCGCACCGCGATGGTGGAGCGCACGATCGACGGCGGCGCGATTAGCGAAGAGGCGATGATCGCCGCCGAACCCATCGGGCGAATCGGGAAGCCAGAAGAGATCGCCAGCGTCGTGTTGTTTCTGTGCTCCGATGACGCCTCGTTCGTGACAGGACTACCGATGCCGGTGGACGGCGGCTACGTCGCTCAATAG
- a CDS encoding NADPH-dependent FMN reductase, whose translation MLEILVISGSLSRSSSNTALLRAASRIGRELTAIEVYESMAELPLFNVDLDIDPAPDAVTYFRARLSSSDGVLISSPEYAHGISGVLKNALDWTVSSGDFYEKPVAVFYASPRASLAQASLIEILKTMGARIVEGRARVWSCSKGF comes from the coding sequence ATGCTCGAGATTTTGGTCATTTCGGGAAGCTTGAGCCGGAGTTCATCCAACACCGCATTGCTACGCGCAGCATCCCGCATCGGACGCGAGCTGACCGCAATCGAAGTGTACGAAAGCATGGCCGAGCTTCCTCTGTTCAACGTCGATCTGGACATTGACCCGGCACCTGATGCAGTGACGTATTTCCGCGCTCGCCTATCCAGCAGCGATGGCGTTTTGATTTCGAGTCCCGAGTATGCGCACGGAATTTCGGGCGTGCTGAAGAACGCCCTGGATTGGACGGTTTCGAGCGGAGATTTCTACGAAAAGCCTGTGGCCGTATTCTACGCTTCGCCGCGGGCATCGCTTGCGCAAGCGTCTCTGATCGAAATCCTGAAGACCATGGGGGCAAGGATTGTGGAAGGTCGGGCTCGGGTATGGAGTTGCTCGAAGGGGTTTTAG
- a CDS encoding ParB N-terminal domain-containing protein: MRNSRSRIHRNQSVADIERDQIKVSYLPIAQLELNPRNPRFHSPRQIRQIARSIEAFGFNVPVLIDSKREVIAGHGRVLACKLLGRTEVPTISLQHLSEAQAKAFMIADNRLTENSVWDDRLLAEQLKELSVLDLDFSLEATGFEMGEIDLRIEGLDSPNEADEADDLSELPAGPPVTRVGDLWLLGEHRVFCGSALDAQAYAALMGAERADLVFTDPPYNVLIAGNVSGLGAVRHREFEMASGEMSEAEFTNFLTHALSLLARYSARGSLHFVCMDWRHITPLYPIELKTPHFPATC, from the coding sequence ATGAGGAACAGCCGATCACGGATACATCGAAACCAGAGTGTCGCCGACATTGAGCGCGACCAAATCAAGGTAAGTTACCTGCCGATTGCTCAACTCGAACTCAACCCTCGAAACCCACGCTTTCATAGTCCGCGTCAGATTCGTCAGATCGCGCGCAGTATCGAAGCTTTCGGCTTCAACGTGCCTGTGCTCATCGATTCGAAGCGCGAGGTAATCGCGGGCCATGGTCGCGTCCTGGCTTGCAAGCTCCTGGGCCGGACTGAAGTACCGACTATCAGTCTGCAGCACCTGAGCGAGGCTCAGGCCAAAGCCTTCATGATCGCCGACAATCGGCTGACAGAGAATTCCGTTTGGGATGATCGATTGCTCGCCGAACAGCTAAAGGAGTTGTCGGTTCTCGATTTGGACTTCAGCCTGGAAGCGACCGGCTTTGAGATGGGCGAGATCGATCTGCGGATCGAAGGACTCGATTCCCCGAATGAAGCTGACGAAGCCGATGACTTGTCGGAGCTACCCGCCGGGCCGCCGGTAACCCGCGTCGGGGACCTGTGGTTGCTCGGCGAGCACCGGGTCTTTTGCGGGAGTGCGCTCGATGCCCAAGCCTATGCTGCGCTCATGGGTGCCGAACGCGCCGACCTCGTATTCACCGACCCGCCATATAACGTCCTGATCGCTGGAAACGTGAGCGGACTCGGTGCCGTCCGCCACCGCGAGTTTGAGATGGCGTCGGGCGAGATGAGCGAGGCCGAGTTCACCAATTTCCTGACGCATGCGCTTTCGCTTCTCGCCAGGTATTCGGCGCGCGGTTCGCTGCACTTCGTCTGCATGGACTGGCGGCACATTACTCCACTATATCCGATCGAGTTGAAAACTCCGCATTTTCCCGCAACCTGCTAG